The region GTGCGGGTGATCGCCCGGCTCATGATCCGCATCCGCTCCCACGGGTCCTCCAGGAGATAGCGCACGCACACGTCGAAGACGGCGCCCCCGACGAGGTCGATCGCCTCGAAGCCCACCCGGTCGAGGATCGGCGCGACCGGGAGCATCATCGCGGTCGTCATGCGCGTCGACCAGAGGGACTGGTGGGCGTCGCGGAGGGTGACGTCGATCAGCCCGACCTTTCGGGTCGCGGCGCTCCGGGGGCTCACGGCGTCCGCGCCTCCCGCGTCACGTCCCGATCAGCTCGCCGAGCCGCTTCCGCAGCGCGATGAACCCGGGATGCGCGAAGTCCCGCGGCCGCGGCAGGTCGACCGCGAGGTTCGCCTTGATCCGCGTCGGCTTCTCGGTCAGCACGATGATCCGCTCGGCCAGATAGACGGCCTCCTCGAGGCTATGGGTGACGAAGACGACCGTCGTCTTCCGCTTCTCCCAGATGCGCAGCACTTCCGCCTGCATCGTCATGCGCGTCTGCCCATCGAGCGCGGCGAATGGCTCGTCCATGAGGACGAGATCCGCGTCCACCGCGAAGGCACGGGCGATGGCGACCCGCTGTTTCATGCCGCCCGAGATCTGGTACGGGTAATAGTCCTCGAAGCCCCCGAGCCCGACCAGCTCGATCATCTCCTGCACGCGGCGGTCGACCTCGGCGCGCGGGACCCGCTTGATCTCGAGCCCGATCCGGATGTTGTGGCGCACCGTCCGCCAGGGCCAGAGGGAGGGCTCCTGGAACACGAAGGCCAGCTCGTGGCGGCGGGGATCGACGGGGACCCCGTCGATCGTCACCGACCCTTCGGAACACGGGACGAGGCCGGCCATCAGGTTCGCCACCGTGGTCTTGCCGCACCCGCTGCGACCAAGCAGGCAGAGGAACTCGTTCTCCGCGATCGAGAACGTCAGCCGGTCGAGCACGACCAGCTCCCCGAAGCGCTGGGAGACGTCCACCTCCACCGTTCGGCTCACAGGCTCACCTCCCAGCGCCAGCGGAAGAGGCGCTTCTCGATCCGGATCAGGACCTCGTTCATGAGAAGGCCCAGCACACCGATGAGGATCATTCCCACCACGATCTCGGGGATCCGGAG is a window of Candidatus Rokuibacteriota bacterium DNA encoding:
- a CDS encoding ABC transporter ATP-binding protein, with translation MGGEPVSRTVEVDVSQRFGELVVLDRLTFSIAENEFLCLLGRSGCGKTTVANLMAGLVPCSEGSVTIDGVPVDPRRHELAFVFQEPSLWPWRTVRHNIRIGLEIKRVPRAEVDRRVQEMIELVGLGGFEDYYPYQISGGMKQRVAIARAFAVDADLVLMDEPFAALDGQTRMTMQAEVLRIWEKRKTTVVFVTHSLEEAVYLAERIIVLTEKPTRIKANLAVDLPRPRDFAHPGFIALRKRLGELIGT